The following DNA comes from Opisthocomus hoazin isolate bOpiHoa1 chromosome 13, bOpiHoa1.hap1, whole genome shotgun sequence.
tcgtgcttcaagaaattgttagagaggtagagtacagaggattaaaaatagctccagaaaaaacacagaaacaggagccctggaattatctggggtggataattttacaaggtacGATTAAAGCCCAAAAAATACAGGTAAAtcccgaaattaagacattgaatgatgtgcagaaattggtgggtgacattcaatgggtcagagcattatgtggcataaccagcaatgatttagcacccttggttgagcttctcggcactacatcgagagccgacgatagaagaaccatgggaccccgacaaaagcaagccttagaggtcattcagaacaaaatcattagttctcatgcatccagaataaggtcagaacagcctttaacgttgatgttaatcaactctgctcatacgcatcaacatccgtttgctatattaatgcagtgggtgcctggagaaaatccgttaaggattcttgaatggatttttctttctatccggccaaaaaagatggtgaccaCACGGATGGAACTGCTCAGTCAGTTGATAATCCGAGGGAGAAaccgatgtgtagaaattgcaggatgtgaaccacaaaccatcctggtacctctgatgcaggaatatatggagtggctgataaggacgtctatagaatttcagattgttattagtaatttcccagggacagttgacgataattacccttctcacaaattaatgccattgttgtcagggatgattttcgaggaatggccaatacagtccaatataccattggaagggataacagtatttactgatgcagggaaaagctccaagaaggcggcgtgtacctgggagagacctccaggtatacggcaccatcaggtaatcgaaggagacttgcaggattcgttacaaacgttagagctcaaagcggttgtttgggctcttgcacagtggaatatgcagccagtcagtattgtttctgattctttgtatgtagtaggagtagtgacgcgtttagagcgtgctatgctcaaagaagtatccaatagacatttgtatagaatgttacagcagttgttatttatgctaaataatagaacagtgccgtatttaataacccatattcgtagccatttgatgacagggggccttgcagaaggaaaccgacgtgcagatcagcttgttatgccgacatggatgggtccacccacagatagctttgctcaggtgcgcaactcccgtgaatttttccatcagtccgcgaaggtattaatgagacaatttcactttcccttgcatgatgctcaaggaattgtgaagtcttgtccagactgccaaaatataagtccaggtctcggagtgggtgtcaaccccaaaggactacgatccttacagctatggcaaatggatgtcactcatgtaccagagtttgggcgtcaaaagtacgtacttgtagtgattgacacattttccattgccatttggGCAACTGCGCAGTCAGTagagaccacacagcatgtaacaaagcatctgtatgctagttttgcggtgctagggattcccacagagataaaagcagacaatggtccagcatacacctcaacaaaatttgctcagttttgtgtactctggggcatccaccataccacacgtatcccacatatgtcccacaggacaagccatgatagaaagagcacaccacacattgaaacaattattgcataaacaaaaaaggggggaaactgggagtatgccacaggaacgactgaacaaagtattgtacgtcttgaattttttacgtttgacaggggacagaaaggaacttccagcattaatacatcacagagcgttgatggaaggggaacataagcaggaaaaggtgttggtcccgttcaagaatttgcaaacaggacaatgggaaggaccagccgaagtgaaattaactggtagaggttgtatgtgcttgcttacagaaaacggagtaaggtgggTTCCTGCTCGGTGGGTCCGTCCAtggaaaggtcccgatagagataacagcggcgcagatgtccaggattcagaaaaggaagattaatggacgctggtgtggaagcacatactggaacaattaagtgtaactattgtgaggcatgtaatccatggattttatgtaattgttatgtctgtgggaaacagtggtggtgtagagtagcacgtgtacaacgctggtgtgatcagtgaaagagacgaggatgccagcagccatggcgctagggataacgatatgcctttgcctatttgttgagaatgcaggagccattcatcgcattgatgtgagacagaatatgtgggtaacctgggccaatcaaacaggtcagatggatttttgtctttctttagctactccaggagatccttttcgcacatgcctgattggctatcctatcatgaatggggactttgtgaatgagagtataaatGATTTGAAcgagttgtataacaaatccaggcaaagtgggtcagagaaaggtgagtgtgtGTGGAGTAatgatgtgccagtgatgcagagtgcctttttacagcagtggattgtgacacatttaaatcactctagttcacttcctctgcaagagctagagctgctaggctccatggcacccgctcaatgggcaaatgtgtctaaccagccaaattgcagcgatttgcatcagcagtcgcagtggttgccgtggaatggcacaggagtgattgaGTTTGGAAATCCGTGGCgtctttggttgcatagccaaggtgaaaggcagtatactacaggttatcaaaatgtaagtgggaattcaaggcattggtatttttcgctaaacaacatgggaaggttttcggttaacacctcagggggattcctgttgccatcaggatatttcctcatctgtggagatcgtgcgtggggagggattcccgttcacccggtaggaggtccgtgctacataggaaagctaacattgttcaccccacgtatcagagatttcttgagtctcaataaaactcgtagtaagcgaagtcttagacattttaatccagggtgtgataataatgtacagctaggatctgtagctggaacagtagcgttatcctttttcctccctggaggcgctgccgccaggaattggaatattcttaaaaaattagcttgttggagcttgaagcagtctaataccacttcagagatattaacgcagttattaatggatgtagatagcgttcgccatgcagtcttacaaaattgagcggctattgatttcttattgcttgcgcaaggtcatgggtgccaagagtttgaggggatgtgttgcatgaatctgtgtGATCATTCTCaaagtattcaccaacagctagctgtcttgccggaaagaacagagcatattacgtacaatacatcaccgtttgacagttggctgtcttcttggggtctgtcagggtggataaaggaattagttaaacaaggtattgttattttggtaacaattattgtgtgtttaggaattgtaggttgtgctttaagctgcataaagaaattgatgcttaaggtcctcaaccaggcctggattgctcaaaacaaagaagggggattcgcggaggatgaagcgttaaagaactggggacatgtgagcaatccagcatttctctatgaggccatgaagccttagcataaggccgcagagccttagcataaggccgcaagggcatctagaggaaaaacggtggaaacaaggaaataaaatgcagagaaaaacaactcccggattctgaacaggaacctgccacctgcaagaaggccacgagcacagcgcgtgaacaagtaatgtacaccaatcataatcaggttgctatgtgacttaatttgattattgccaatgggagatcgccgcgtatgtaatggggaatataaatgtgagctatctgggactaataaacggcttgtacctgatcatgtTGATCTtcatgtcgagtccggttcatcttccgcgacagagttcctgaactgcagacactgaaagatgaaacaaacctccaatgaagtgaaaagcagaagcaaaccccaagtttctgaggatgtttgagactccacgaagggccatcactcacaaaactgtgaagcaaacaacccgtcgaggtgcctgtccctggaggctgctgaagcaaaaacttggagacactggctgcaggtggcaaaggcaacgtggaggtgactctgatgccatggaagcccttggtgtttgtttatcaccagaatggccaagccctgagcctccactcctgtaccagagcctggtaaaggagaacctttctctcaacTGTATCTCAGGGTTCTGGCTATGGTGTGTGTGagtatgtttgtgtttcagggtggggatttggtacgaagtggtgttgctgtaaccacaaggctatggtcttctgaggatttggcattgcctgtgagttccccacaacccatccagcttctttcatagctttgctaatggtcctcaatcacctaagaggtcccagtcccaaacttgcaattattctcaatttggatccacacccagaatcataatcacagaacagtaaagcctggaagggacctctggggatcatctagtccaaccccccctgccgaagcagggtcacctacagcaggctgcacaggacctcgtctaggcgggtcttgaatatctccagacaaggagaattcacaacccctctggcaaactgttccagggctccgtctgcctcagagtgaagaagttcttcctcatgttcagacggaacttcctgtgcttcaatttgttcccgttgccccttgtcctgttgctgggcaccactgaaaagagttcggctccaccctgctgacacacacccttaagatatttataatgtcccctcgcagccttctccaggctgaacaagcccagctccttcagcctctcctcataggacaggtactctggtcccctcgtcatcatcatagtcctgtgctggactgtctccagtagctcctcatctttcttgaactggggaacctagaacttgacatagtactgcaaatgggacatcacttgggcagagtagagggggaggagaacctcccttgacctgctggccacaactcttcttaaggcacccaagaacaccatcagccttcttggcaacccgggcacactgctggctcatggtcaacttgtcatccaccaggacatccaggtccgtctccacagagctgctctccagcaggtcagccctgagcctgtactggtgtattgggttgttccggcccaggtgcaggaccctgcacttgcccttgttgaagttcatcaggtttctctatgcccaactctccagcctgtccaggtctcgctgaatggcagcacagcctgctggtgtacccaccgctcctccaagttttatgtcatcagcaaacttgctgaggctacactttgttcattcatagaggtcattgatgaataagctgaacaaacctgccctgagtactgacccctgggaaccaccactagttgccagcctccaacaagactcagtgccgctgacgacaaccctctgagttctgccattcaaccagttctcaatccacctcaccaaccactcatccagcccacaattcctgagcttccctaggagggtgttatgggagacggtgtcgaaaaccttgctgaagtcgaggtaggcaacatccacggctccccccctcatctacccagccagtcatgccagcgtagaaagctatcagattggtcaggcatgatttccccttggtgaatccatgctgactactcctgataaccttcttttcctccacttgcttgaagatgacctctagaatgagctgctccatcatctttccaggatggaggtgaggctgaccagcctgtagttccctgggtcctccttcttgccttttggaagattggagtgacattggcctttctccagtcctcgggcatctctcctctcctccagcacctctcaaagatggtggggagtgactcagcaatgacatccgccagctccctcagcacttgtgggtgcattccatcggggcccatggatttttgagtgtccagatcacttaagcaattcctcacacagtcctccttgaccaagggaaagtcatcctctctataggattcttctcttacctccagggcctgggattcttgagggcctgccttggcactgaagactgaagcaaagaaggcattcagtcaccctgccttctccgcatcctccgtcaccagggcacccacctctttcagcaacggctccacattgcccctagtcttccgtttgctgctgacgtacttcaagaagcccctcttattgtctttgacatcccttgtcagattcaattccagatgaaccttagccttcctcattgcatccctgcatactctgacaacattcctgtactcctcccaagtggcctgtctctctttccacattccataaacctttctctcgcacctgagctctgctagaagctccttgctcatccatgtgggtctcctgcctcctttgctagaactctttctcgaagggatgcaccgatcctgagcatggaggaagcatgtcacatggccagagaaagtctgccaagacagggttagggcttgtgtgtagaggctgacagaactgggctttctattgtggtaaagtggaggctgagggaaaaatactaggagttcgagagagattgaaaatttctccccaagatgatggcactttttgatgggtagtgggaaacggtgtgagaatggacagccattagaaagtgcagctttggaggtcccgagaggacctgaggataaagagatgtcattctgagggcagtgctgtggtgcaaaaggtcacttagaggcagtttggatcagcccatgattttcaagtttcaaggaccttctggcaaggaaggagagacactagtacaggcagggacacagtgaggtgagaacaagctggggaagggcattgtatgtctgcagccttcagagaaacaggtacaggaatgggacagtgtagaacaacatgtagtggagatggccaatggcactggcagggctgaaaggccatgagagagccggggtctttgtctccttgactctggcaggtttctctgcagccgaggcctagaaggagagaaatggtcctcatggcaatgggacctaattgcctccttgcatccaccctggggacagcaggaggtgtcatagcattgtccttcacttgtcatcacactccccacaactccaagaaaagcctggagccacgagtgagggacaggatctcccttcctttgagctcggtgtcagggcttggccatcttccttcattgaaaagccaaagggttatctcagtgtaagggctgcctgaaacttgcctttccctctgtggaatcatgacttccaattatctgctctaacatgtccaagaagagcctgtgtcagtaatggccctcagtggaacacactgaggcttcaaggtaccttgggtttttcttctcattttgacttgtggaaaagtttgtgcaaaaatcctcttcgaatttcagattcatggactcagcacagaacgcaccttgggagaccttacaatgcagaaagccctcatgtgccttgctcttcctacactattttcaagacttcacgccttgtacagctaatttaagctgcctttgaggtaagtaaagaaaaagagtacgatgagtacttaataaaaaactaggtttgcttcttaagggtatttttgctgttttttcagtctattgagaaagggtaccagcactctccaatggacatatccctacccattacactcaggtttcctcctgtgcttgttctttggtcactcagatgcctctccactatctggtttctgcttcaaggttcaggcagagagacagttgcctcatctttcttaaggctaatgaacagtcaagaccttcattgcctttgtatctctcctttcttatgtctctgtctaaaactgttctttcatggaaatcccttgtgaaacatggaccacattagatgctgcttggacttagcatagagctgaggagagagttttaaagttgattaaattgtatcctgtttcacttttgtttgttggaaaggaagagaaacctttctgtgcctgtgtgcagcccagttcttgaaggaaagcgggtggcagctggtgcaaaggagctgtgccatgcagctgcagagctcagtggagaagtctgatgtgaggagaagtgatgcaagtcccaggagacttatgagggaactggtgggcttggggaggtgaggagtagggttgtccacatagaccccaaggcactacttttcctttcttgccacttcactcgattagatattggtttagatggtcacttacagcacaggaggattcatgccccacaaatatcctctatgcccagggctcagcatcataggatcacaagggaaccgaggttgaagggccctcaggaagtctgcagtgcaacctgtcagaaacacagtcagaccaacttattcaaggcttgattcagcctgggtttgaaaagcgacaaggagggtgactgcccgacctctctgggtgacctgttccagcactgggctgagatcgtggggaaaaaagttctccttctgtcctggctgtacctctcctctttcaccttccacccaatgtcttttggacaagcccagttccctcagcctaccctcctcaaaggcaaagttctccagtccctagctctcctaagggccctccaccttaCAAAAATTGCccctgaattggagatctgaaatctggatggagcattgcagagtatcccttccctggatctcctggccacgctcctggttgtgcaacccaggatctgggtggcctcccttgctgccaggccacatgactgcctcctgtccagctccctgaccaccacaaaatttcccagagggctgcccccagccacgcaacccccagcctattgcattgctgaggtgaatcccctgcaggggcagaaactggcatttatcctgctggcatttcctgagcttcatgccaataggttctctcgtccttcagctccttccgtgagcatagaggcctgggagaccttttcaggaaagactcaggcaaagaaggcattgagtccatcagccccattgttgtcttctgttactaactacccgtccccatccagcaggagccctgcatttcccttattcaaccttggtttctaacacggcaatttaagctcttctgtttgctctttacctgtcttgcagccaataactccaggtgaccactccatgggagcttctttgtgatccctgtcactgccctggcctgttccagcccggccctctgtacaacacacagttccccagtcccgctgttcaggcacagtatgggaaaaggtgcattcagtaagcggagcagtttctcttgcatgatccccaagacaaccctctgtgctttgggcccttgctgttcctcctacaggagacagcctccacttagtcctgcaacctacccagctctatcggcatcccatgtggtgtttctaacacatccctgtttggggtctaccagcaactggacaaagagagaggttgagcatggatggccattcccttcctgcaggcatgaagcacagtagcaggaggagggaaatgtccatgcagcaaaactcacccaaaaacctgtggtggtgagtggccagtgctggaattggccgaatagggaggccaccagtgaaagctcactccggtcccattctttaccatattgtcccatgccctcctcatcccatggagaacccaagtaaggcttcatggggtcaatttcttcagcctgatcctgacctcagcttcagaatagcccagcttctggacaccagcaatgaggatgtgcccttttatcaaagagatgtgacagggaaggccagctgtaccgtggtgccagacacatgggcaaagacctttgagtcaaacagactgtgttcatgcctctggaaaagctgagtgcatgctgacattcctgaaataaacagaattaccaaagattgaataccaatccacaggtgtttgttatgaataggaatttgttacaccgctttgatttagcagcaatttaggatttattcatgtttttgaggtagatcacaagattacattgtagaattattaacaacacttaatcatcagccaaattaacagagtgattcaatgaaagcacagctgtaatagtgatttagggttgtacacacagatgaaagttaaatcacgcttaTGAGCAGACACATAATTCTGAAccatattgcacacagacagggaaatggttctgaaccaaatcacgtacacagttccacacgcagagcaagaggttaacctgtggttaaaactgcccttcttgtgactttcatggatatactccaacttatgtgctggcattcgtcacaggacagtcagtgaagtgtgccaaatcaggcctttgagtccttgtgaaatcatcgacggacaatcattcaatccttgttaaatctaccctgagagatgtcccagctcatggggagatactgggtcacacagcctgctgtggacccagagagctcaaagggtctcacctttggatattggtttatgggatcttgagatgattttcttcggtcaatactcgccattctggccagaattcgtgctgagtcattctggcagagagatgaggcagaggatggccaaagtgtgaccagggggtgtctggccaccccatctccaggctactgctctagtgaccaagataacaacaCAGTGTCAGTTCtttccagagcactcagaacttctcctggtgtgtcattcaaacagcagatgatctaggtgtgaccaaagagtgcctgatactctcatcacagcacttgtatgcaatataactacacaatggatcttaatctcctgtgtcctagtgatctgggtggtggcaggaccacagagactcccagatacaaagaaaaccagttataaatagacatgggcaCCTTATTGTTGCTGagactactgactgaataagtttcttcagtgcatctttgagctcttgattcctcatgctatagatgagagggttcaatattgatggaacctccgagtacagaacagccaacaacatgtccaaggatggggaagagaaggatgagggcttcagatagcaaatcatgacagtgctgagaaacagggagaccacggccaggtgagggaggcatgtggaaaaggctttatgccgtccctgctcagaggggatcctcagcacagccctgaagatctgcacgtaggacagcacaatgaaaacaaaacaccctgaagctaaagaaacactaaccccaagaagcccaacttccctgaggtaggaatgtgagcaggagagtttgaggatctgtgggatttcacataAGAACTGgtgcacagcattgcccttgcagaggggtatggaaaatgtattggcagtgtgcaggagagcattgataaaagcactgctccaggcagctgctgtcatgtggacacaagctctgctgcccaggagggtcccgtagtgcaagggtctgcagatggcaacgtagcggtcataggccatgacggtcagaagacaacactctgttactaacaagaaggaaaacagaaagagctgggcagcacatcctgaataggagatgtccctgttgtcccagagggaactggccatggatttggggacagtggtggagatataGCTAAGGTCGAGGACagagaggttgagaaggaagaagtacatgggggtgtggaggcggtggtcgcaggctatggcagtgatgatgaggccgttgctgaggagggcagccaggt
Coding sequences within:
- the LOC142363053 gene encoding olfactory receptor 14C36-like, coding for MPSSEDPASLQLPASIFVTFEINPVTSNGLIITAIACDHRLHTPMYFFLLNLSVLDLSYISTTVPKSMASSLWDNRDISYSGCAAQLFLFSFLLVTECCLLTVMAYDRYVAICRPLHYGTLLGSRACVHMTAAAWSSAFINALLHTANTFSIPLCKGNAVHQFLCEIPQILKLSCSHSYLREVGLLGVSVSLASGCFVFIVLSYVQIFRAVLRIPSEQGRHKAFSTCLPHLAVVSLFLSTVMICYLKPSSFSSPSLDMLLAVLYSEVPSILNPLIYSMRNQELKDALKKLIQNMAWEGTFSTVPDTYAKVTLSDKLGSWFLRSRIVTGKMSKAQEVP